The Thalassotalea psychrophila genome window below encodes:
- a CDS encoding RipA family octameric membrane protein, with the protein MLDYIWSTKQPGLTVLTEDEYREELKCDDPEIAERAFNKAWEARNFEIEMYWKRATYFWAFIASTFVGYFALVGSDNYQKHDNYAHVDVYIIICIGFVLSYAWLLTNIGSKSWQRHWEVHVDLLEDKFTGPLYKIVHPKETYSVSKINEIVSAVFTAVWLLLGFKYLAEQNLLNVYSSLNNINWFVVVTSVLSVLAVVSMTKGHGRGKFSDRVVKMHKRNVVYASG; encoded by the coding sequence ATGCTCGACTATATTTGGTCAACAAAGCAGCCAGGTCTAACTGTACTAACAGAAGATGAATACCGCGAAGAACTTAAATGTGATGATCCCGAAATAGCCGAGCGCGCATTTAACAAAGCTTGGGAGGCGAGGAATTTTGAAATTGAAATGTACTGGAAGAGAGCGACATATTTTTGGGCTTTCATTGCTAGTACATTTGTAGGATATTTTGCCTTGGTAGGTTCTGACAATTATCAGAAGCATGATAATTACGCGCATGTTGATGTTTACATAATCATTTGTATTGGCTTTGTACTTTCCTACGCATGGCTTTTAACTAATATTGGTAGCAAGTCGTGGCAAAGGCATTGGGAAGTTCATGTTGATTTACTTGAAGATAAATTCACGGGGCCTTTATACAAAATTGTTCACCCTAAAGAAACATATTCTGTATCAAAAATTAACGAAATAGTTAGTGCAGTATTCACTGCCGTCTGGTTATTACTTGGATTTAAATATTTGGCTGAACAAAATCTCTTAAATGTTTATTCTTCATTGAATAATATTAATTGGTTTGTAGTTGTCACATCTGTCTTATCTGTCTTAGCTGTTGTTTCTATGACAAAAGGTCACGGACGAGGAAAGTTTAGTGATAGAGTAGTTAAAATGCATAAAAGAAATGTAGTTTACGCGAGTGGATAG
- a CDS encoding 8-oxoguanine DNA glycosylase OGG fold protein, whose translation MKRFINLINAMPTQEQAFTSKRKTWNKFIVENNEVSELLIAMFEENGNIELSRKDLFEYSQESCLKMFVIATIVWGYPAGMRGNNFSNISINLKELVQVLKEAQYGIENWIEHYKKVEPIKGLGLSTYTKLLYFLDVKVEGESALILDNRIVNIIEKGLFPELDAINTDNAVHNYPNYLKEMDKISKSYKVDSDKLEMFLFEFGLNLKLVNAD comes from the coding sequence ATGAAGAGATTTATAAATTTAATCAATGCTATGCCGACACAAGAACAGGCCTTTACTTCTAAAAGAAAAACATGGAATAAGTTTATAGTAGAAAACAATGAAGTATCTGAACTCCTAATTGCAATGTTTGAGGAGAATGGAAATATTGAATTATCAAGAAAAGATCTATTCGAATACTCTCAAGAAAGTTGCCTCAAGATGTTTGTCATCGCCACTATCGTATGGGGGTACCCCGCAGGAATGAGAGGTAATAATTTTTCAAATATCTCAATAAATTTAAAGGAATTAGTTCAAGTTTTAAAAGAAGCTCAATATGGTATAGAAAACTGGATAGAACATTATAAGAAGGTAGAGCCTATTAAGGGTTTAGGTTTATCAACATATACCAAATTACTATACTTTTTGGATGTCAAAGTCGAAGGGGAATCAGCTCTAATTTTAGATAACAGGATAGTAAATATTATAGAAAAAGGCCTATTTCCTGAACTAGATGCAATTAATACAGATAACGCTGTTCATAATTATCCTAATTACCTAAAAGAGATGGACAAAATTTCTAAGTCATACAAGGTTGACTCTGATAAGTTGGAAATGTTCCTATTTGAGTTTGGTTTAAATTTAAAGTTAGTAAATGCCGATTAA
- a CDS encoding tyrosine-type recombinase/integrase gives MAYKLNDKQIRALLKQGKPGHHNVARGLYFRISNEGTGFWSVKYTIMKRRREMSIGRFPELSLADANLKSLQIAAEVRQGIDPLEERERESNGSFQIIDNLAEDWLKDCHKRLKHPKIPQRVYRKEIAPIIGKMALVSVKPLDVRRILNLIVDSNRPTIANDTLGYLKQMFRHGIKLGLLESNPAEAFSYTDAGGVEKSRSRALSFDEIKTTFKILRDNTDQFVPQNYLALCLLLSLGIRKEELVAAKWKEFDLDKQTWHLTKERTKTGAEITIPLSSNCVMWLNTLKVLAFGSEFVFPNRRASKRSAHMSHDTLNAAVNKQFNLGNLSVEHFTIHDLRRTCRSLLAEIGTPSHIAERCVNHKIKGVEGIYDRYDYFDERKKALKKLSTRLEIFI, from the coding sequence ATGGCTTACAAGCTAAATGACAAGCAAATCCGCGCTTTATTAAAACAAGGTAAGCCAGGGCATCACAACGTAGCCCGAGGACTATATTTTCGGATCAGTAATGAGGGAACCGGATTTTGGTCCGTTAAGTATACGATTATGAAGCGTAGACGGGAAATGAGCATAGGTCGTTTTCCTGAACTTTCGTTGGCTGATGCGAATTTAAAGTCACTGCAAATTGCAGCCGAGGTTCGCCAAGGTATAGACCCTTTAGAAGAGCGTGAACGTGAATCTAACGGCAGCTTTCAAATTATTGACAACTTAGCCGAGGATTGGTTAAAAGACTGCCACAAGCGCTTAAAACACCCTAAAATTCCACAACGAGTATATAGAAAAGAAATAGCCCCAATTATTGGCAAGATGGCTTTAGTATCAGTTAAGCCACTGGACGTCAGACGTATCTTAAACTTAATCGTTGATAGCAATCGCCCTACAATCGCTAATGATACTTTGGGTTACCTTAAACAAATGTTCCGCCACGGTATTAAGCTTGGCCTATTAGAGTCTAATCCGGCAGAAGCCTTTTCCTATACCGATGCAGGTGGAGTAGAAAAGAGTCGCTCTCGTGCATTGTCATTCGACGAAATCAAAACCACATTTAAAATTTTAAGGGATAACACCGATCAATTTGTTCCTCAAAATTATTTGGCACTCTGTTTGTTACTTTCATTAGGTATTCGCAAAGAAGAATTAGTTGCTGCTAAGTGGAAAGAATTCGATTTAGACAAGCAGACTTGGCATTTAACAAAAGAAAGGACAAAAACAGGCGCGGAAATAACAATACCTTTATCTTCTAATTGCGTTATGTGGTTAAACACCTTGAAAGTATTAGCATTTGGATCTGAGTTTGTGTTTCCTAATCGTCGTGCATCTAAAAGGAGTGCGCACATGAGCCATGACACATTAAATGCAGCCGTTAACAAACAATTCAACTTAGGTAATTTGTCAGTTGAGCACTTCACCATTCATGATCTAAGAAGAACTTGTAGATCACTGCTTGCAGAAATAGGTACCCCTAGCCATATTGCTGAACGCTGTGTGAATCACAAAATCAAAGGTGTTGAGGGAATTTACGACCGGTACGATTATTTTGATGAAAGAAAGAAAGCATTAAAAAAGTTATCTACAAGGTTAGAAATATTTATTTAA
- a CDS encoding YicC/YloC family endoribonuclease, giving the protein MIHSMTAFARIEVKGDWGNAVWEIRSVNQRFLETYFRMPEQFRGLEAVLRERFRKQLNRGKVECNLRFNANPAAKSNLSINQKLAEQLIESANWVINKAGDGKLNPLDIMKWPGVMEAEETDMDTVSAELLAGFDQALKDFIAARASEGANMAELIKARLDGITEEASNVKAHMPEIILWQRERIIEKFKDAGVDPDSTRLEQELVMLAQKMDVDEEIDRLFSHVKETNKILKKGGPQGRRLDFMMQEFNREANTLGSKSINTDITAAAVELKVLIEQMREQIQNIE; this is encoded by the coding sequence ATGATCCATAGTATGACAGCATTCGCCCGCATTGAGGTGAAAGGTGACTGGGGTAACGCAGTTTGGGAAATTCGCTCGGTTAACCAACGTTTTCTTGAAACATATTTTCGTATGCCAGAACAATTTCGTGGTTTAGAAGCCGTATTGCGCGAACGCTTTCGCAAGCAATTAAACCGCGGTAAAGTAGAATGTAATTTACGCTTCAATGCCAACCCTGCGGCAAAAAGCAACTTATCCATTAATCAAAAACTCGCTGAACAACTTATCGAAAGCGCCAACTGGGTGATCAATAAAGCGGGTGACGGTAAGCTTAATCCTCTAGACATTATGAAATGGCCAGGAGTTATGGAAGCAGAAGAAACCGATATGGATACTGTTTCAGCCGAGCTATTAGCTGGTTTTGATCAAGCCTTAAAAGATTTCATTGCCGCTCGTGCCAGTGAAGGTGCAAATATGGCTGAGCTTATCAAAGCCCGTTTAGATGGCATTACCGAAGAAGCCAGCAATGTAAAAGCCCATATGCCAGAAATAATTTTATGGCAACGTGAGCGTATTATTGAAAAATTTAAAGACGCCGGTGTGGATCCAGATTCAACGCGCCTTGAACAAGAACTTGTAATGTTAGCGCAAAAAATGGATGTTGATGAAGAAATCGACCGTTTATTTAGCCACGTTAAAGAAACTAACAAGATCTTGAAAAAAGGAGGGCCACAAGGCCGTCGTTTAGATTTCATGATGCAAGAATTTAACCGTGAAGCTAACACATTAGGCTCTAAATCGATTAATACTGACATCACCGCTGCTGCAGTTGAACTAAAGGTTTTAATTGAGCAAATGCGTGAGCAGATCCAGAATATAGAATAA
- a CDS encoding GMC family oxidoreductase: MKSNKFDVCIVGSGAGASPVAYTLAKAGAKVLVLEKGPWLTEEDFYKDEMACCRRTTYSPKLKDEQHVIEEEYEDDEGNSYWQGEATSESGWDFWNGNLVGGSSNFMSGYFHRLKPMDFRLKTEFGVINGANVADWPISYEDLEPYYDKVDNEVGVSGKVVPHPHLEPHKTDYPFPPTAEHPISAWIDKAAKDIGYHSFPVPRAVLSQPAMGRQSCEYSGYCSSYGCSSGAKGSGRAALLNHAVATGNCKIQPHAKVFNIESDEQGDVSGIWYYDKANRKHKVEAKVYVIACQAIETSRLLLSSTGPKHPNGLANNNDQVGKNVVFSAGGNGQGDFLFDQISDEKEQQLRVVGPFINRALQDWYKIDDKDFGKPAKGGTIDFLFHQNAISKASSEKWDEDDNLVWGEQLKTNLQTAFNFGKTLRFEVFNDWLPTDDCFITLDEDNTDKWGDPVAKVRIGAHQHDLKVGEYLTTKAEVLLQAMGATNISSSVSSYPPANLQAGGCRFGDDPKTSVLDKNCKAHDVDNLYVTDGSFMPTGGSVPYTYTIYANSFRVADKIVERLQLS; encoded by the coding sequence ATGAAAAGTAATAAATTCGATGTGTGTATTGTTGGCAGTGGCGCAGGTGCTTCTCCAGTTGCTTACACCTTAGCAAAAGCAGGTGCAAAAGTTTTAGTACTAGAAAAAGGGCCTTGGTTAACTGAAGAAGACTTTTATAAAGATGAAATGGCCTGCTGTCGCCGTACCACCTACTCACCAAAGTTAAAAGATGAACAGCATGTTATAGAGGAAGAATATGAGGATGATGAGGGTAATAGCTATTGGCAAGGTGAAGCAACTAGCGAATCTGGCTGGGATTTCTGGAATGGTAATTTAGTAGGTGGTTCATCCAACTTTATGAGTGGCTATTTTCATCGTTTAAAGCCAATGGACTTTCGTCTTAAAACTGAATTTGGTGTCATTAATGGGGCCAATGTGGCAGATTGGCCCATAAGTTATGAAGATTTAGAACCTTATTATGACAAAGTAGACAATGAGGTGGGTGTATCGGGTAAAGTTGTTCCACATCCGCATCTTGAACCGCATAAAACTGATTACCCTTTTCCACCAACCGCTGAACATCCAATTTCAGCTTGGATAGATAAAGCAGCAAAAGATATTGGTTATCATTCATTTCCAGTGCCAAGGGCTGTTTTATCACAACCCGCTATGGGCAGACAAAGTTGCGAATATTCAGGCTATTGTTCAAGTTACGGTTGTTCGTCAGGCGCTAAAGGTAGCGGCAGAGCGGCCCTTTTAAACCACGCAGTGGCAACAGGTAATTGTAAAATTCAACCACATGCAAAAGTGTTTAACATTGAATCTGATGAGCAAGGCGATGTTAGCGGCATTTGGTATTACGACAAGGCAAATAGAAAGCATAAAGTTGAAGCAAAAGTTTATGTTATAGCCTGCCAAGCAATTGAAACGTCACGATTGTTACTCAGTTCAACAGGACCGAAACACCCGAACGGCTTAGCTAACAATAATGACCAAGTTGGTAAGAACGTAGTATTTTCAGCAGGAGGTAATGGCCAAGGTGATTTCTTATTTGATCAAATATCAGATGAAAAAGAGCAACAGCTTAGAGTTGTTGGACCGTTTATAAACCGCGCCTTGCAAGATTGGTATAAAATTGATGACAAAGACTTTGGCAAGCCAGCTAAAGGTGGCACCATAGATTTTCTCTTTCATCAAAATGCGATCTCTAAAGCCAGTTCAGAAAAATGGGATGAGGATGATAATTTAGTTTGGGGTGAACAACTTAAGACTAATTTACAAACAGCATTTAATTTTGGTAAAACTCTACGCTTTGAAGTATTCAACGACTGGCTACCAACAGATGATTGTTTTATCACTCTCGATGAAGATAACACTGACAAGTGGGGAGACCCGGTTGCCAAGGTAAGAATTGGTGCTCATCAGCATGACCTAAAAGTTGGGGAATATCTAACAACGAAGGCTGAAGTGTTACTTCAAGCTATGGGCGCAACCAATATTAGTTCATCTGTAAGCTCTTATCCGCCGGCAAACTTGCAAGCAGGCGGTTGTCGTTTTGGTGACGATCCAAAAACGTCAGTCTTAGATAAAAACTGTAAAGCCCATGACGTAGATAACCTTTATGTAACCGATGGTTCGTTTATGCCAACCGGGGGTAGTGTGCCCTACACCTATACTATTTATGCCAATTCTTTTAGAGTTGCCGATAAAATAGTAGAGCGCCTACAGTTAAGTTAA
- a CDS encoding gluconate 2-dehydrogenase subunit 3 family protein, which translates to MIAIHSFFDKRYKTPPCLKQRLSRRNFIKSAALTTALTALPVSTFAKINLADLSQDPWLTLNAVLEHLLPSSKSGPGAKELQAIHYLYNVVTQQPIEQDEKDFIEKGVGWLNGYTNGQLQKSFVNLTQAEKESSLKAISMSRAGENWISTLLSYLFEAMLAPPIYGGNPNGIGWQWLKHKPGFPLPAQGKRYYELSAYAAIKVTNVDDKVTPTKSQGKAL; encoded by the coding sequence ATGATAGCCATACACTCATTTTTTGATAAACGCTACAAAACACCCCCATGTTTAAAACAGCGTTTATCTCGTAGAAATTTTATAAAATCTGCAGCATTGACTACAGCTTTAACTGCACTGCCAGTGTCTACATTCGCAAAAATTAATCTTGCTGATTTATCGCAAGATCCTTGGTTAACATTAAATGCCGTATTAGAGCATTTACTGCCCAGCTCAAAATCTGGTCCTGGCGCAAAAGAATTACAAGCAATTCATTATTTATATAACGTAGTCACTCAGCAACCAATCGAGCAAGATGAAAAAGACTTTATTGAAAAAGGTGTTGGCTGGCTAAATGGTTACACCAATGGTCAATTACAAAAATCATTTGTTAATTTAACCCAAGCAGAAAAAGAATCTTCGCTAAAAGCAATTAGCATGTCTCGCGCTGGTGAAAATTGGATAAGTACGTTGCTGAGTTATTTGTTTGAAGCCATGCTTGCACCACCAATTTATGGTGGTAATCCTAACGGCATCGGTTGGCAGTGGCTTAAGCATAAACCAGGATTCCCGCTACCAGCGCAAGGTAAACGTTATTACGAGCTGTCTGCTTATGCAGCAATAAAAGTCACCAATGTAGATGACAAAGTTACGCCAACAAAATCGCAAGGAAAAGCTCTTTAA
- a CDS encoding thioredoxin family protein: MKKTIQQAVAIFVTAIIFISFLSNATESELPIYSKVYDEQRDPFKDAMAAITLAGQTDRNVLIEIGGDWCTWCHKIDAFLAANPDIYKELHSNFVLLKVSVSDTNENIEFMSGLPPVLGYPHMYVSTGKGKVILSKDTAEFLNMENYSRQKWLEFIDTWKYANNSQNVAKQNAINNVEKTSADQG, from the coding sequence ATGAAAAAAACCATACAACAAGCAGTCGCCATTTTTGTTACGGCGATCATATTTATCAGCTTTTTATCAAACGCTACTGAAAGCGAATTACCGATATACAGTAAAGTATATGATGAGCAACGAGACCCTTTTAAAGACGCGATGGCAGCAATTACTTTGGCAGGTCAAACTGATCGCAATGTTTTAATAGAAATTGGTGGCGACTGGTGTACTTGGTGTCATAAAATCGATGCCTTTCTTGCGGCTAATCCTGATATTTATAAAGAACTTCATTCAAACTTCGTGTTACTTAAAGTAAGTGTTAGCGATACTAATGAAAACATAGAATTTATGAGCGGCTTACCACCGGTTTTAGGCTACCCGCATATGTATGTATCTACAGGAAAAGGAAAAGTGATTTTGTCAAAAGACACCGCCGAGTTTTTAAATATGGAAAACTATTCAAGACAAAAATGGTTAGAGTTTATTGATACGTGGAAATATGCAAACAACAGTCAAAACGTTGCCAAACAAAACGCAATCAATAACGTTGAAAAAACTTCAGCAGACCAAGGCTAG
- the rph gene encoding ribonuclease PH, with amino-acid sequence MRPSGRTAGQIRPVTITRQFTAHAEGSVLIEFGDTKVICTATAEEGVPRFLKGQGKGWITAEYGMLPRSTHTRMRREAASGKQSGRTLEISRLIARALRAAVDLSALGENTITVDCDVIQADGGTRTASITGACVALVDALDYLRAKGALKTNPLKHMIAAVSVGIYKGTPVSDLDYPEDSAAETDMNVVMTDTGKLIEIQGTAEEEPFSFEEMQEMMQLAKASISELFDAQKAALS; translated from the coding sequence ATGCGTCCAAGTGGCAGAACTGCTGGCCAAATTCGTCCAGTAACCATTACCCGTCAATTTACCGCTCATGCTGAAGGTTCAGTGTTAATTGAGTTTGGTGATACCAAAGTAATTTGTACCGCTACTGCTGAAGAAGGTGTTCCTCGTTTTCTAAAAGGCCAAGGTAAAGGCTGGATCACTGCTGAATATGGCATGTTACCTCGTTCTACTCATACTCGTATGCGCAGAGAAGCAGCTTCAGGCAAGCAAAGTGGTCGTACATTAGAAATTTCTCGATTAATCGCTCGTGCCTTACGTGCCGCGGTTGATTTATCAGCACTTGGTGAAAATACCATTACTGTTGATTGTGATGTAATTCAAGCCGATGGTGGTACCCGTACTGCTTCTATCACTGGAGCATGTGTTGCTTTAGTAGATGCCTTAGATTATTTACGTGCTAAAGGCGCGTTAAAAACTAACCCGCTTAAGCATATGATTGCCGCTGTTTCTGTAGGTATTTATAAAGGTACTCCAGTATCTGATTTAGATTACCCTGAAGATTCAGCCGCTGAAACAGATATGAATGTGGTTATGACTGATACTGGCAAGTTAATTGAAATTCAAGGTACTGCCGAAGAAGAGCCGTTCAGCTTTGAAGAAATGCAAGAAATGATGCAATTAGCAAAAGCGAGCATTAGTGAATTATTTGATGCGCAAAAAGCAGCACTTAGTTAA